Genomic DNA from Streptomyces sp. PCS3-D2:
CGGGCCGCCGTCGCCGGGTCGCCGTCGCGTTCGTGGAGGTACGCCGCCACCGCAGTGTGGCGGGGCAGCGAAGTGTCCAGCGCCGCGAGGGCCGCCAGGCCGGCCCGCGGCCCGTCTGCCTCGCCCACGGCCACCGCACGGTTGAGGCGCACGACCGGGCTGTCGGTCAGGCGGACGAGCTCGTCGTACCAGCCGACGATCTGCGGCCAGTCCGTCTCCTCGGTGGCGGGCGCGTCCGCATGGAGCGCCGCGATGGCGGCCTGGGCCTGGAACTCGCCCAGCCGGTCGCGCGCCAGCGCCCCCTGCAACACCGCGACACCCTCGGAGATCATCTGCGTGTCCCACCGGTCCCGGTCCTGCTCGGCGAGCGGCACCAGGCTGCCGTCGGGCGCCGTCCGGGCCGCCCGCCGCGCGTGGTGGAGCAGCATGAGCGCGAGCAGTCCGGCCACCTCGGGATGGTCGACCCCGGCCGCGAGCTGCCGGGTGAGCCGGATGGCCTCGGCGGCGAGGTCGACGTCACCCGAGTACCCCTCGTTGAACACCAGGTACAGCACGCGCAGCACGGTGGCGACATCTCCGGGCCGGTCCAGCCGCACGCCGGACACGGTGCGCTTCGCACGGCTGATCCGCTGCGCCATCGTCGCCTCGGGCACCAGGTAGGCCCGGGCGATCTGGCGGGTGGTGAGCCCGCCGACGGCACGCAGGGTGAGCGCGACCGCGGACGACGGCGTCAGCGACGGGTGCGCGCACAGGAAGTACAGTCGGAGCGTGTCGTCCACGGCGGGCGCCGGCCCGGGCTCCGGCTCCCGGTCGACGAGGTCCTCCCGTCGGCGCCGGGAGGCGTCGGCCCGGTTCACGTCGAGGAACCGGCGCCATGCCACGGTGATCAGCCAGCCCCTGGCGTCCCGTGGCGGGTCGTCCGGCCAGACGCGGACCGCCTCGACCAGCGCGTCCTGCACGGCGTCCTCGGCCGCCGCGAAGTCGGCTCCGCGGCGGACGAGGACGGCGAGCACCCCGGGCGTGAGGCTCCGCAGAAGGACCTCGTCCATCCCGCTGTCACTCCGTGATGGTGGGCGGCGCGGACAGGAACGGGCGCACCTCGAGCCACTCGTGGATCGGCTTCCCGCCCGCCCCGGGAGCCGCCGACAGCTCTCCGGCCAGCTCCACGGCGCGCTCGTAGCCGTCGACGTCGATCACCATCCAGCCGGCGATCAGATCCTTGGTCTCGGCGAACGGCCCGTCGGTGACCGGCGGCCGGCCCTCGCCGTCGTACCGCACCCACGTCCCCTCGGGCGCCAGCGCCTGCCCGTCGACGAACTCGCCCGTCTTCTCGAGCCGCGCCGCGAAGTCGTGCATGTACTGCATGTGGTCAGAGATCTCCTGGGGCGTCCACTGGGCCATGGGGACGCCGTTGACCGCGGCGGGAGCGCCCCGGTAGTGCTTGAGCAGCAGGTACTTCGCCATGGTGCATCTCCTCGGTGCTGGTGCGACCCATTCTGGCCGCCTTCACACCGGGGACGGAGCAGGAAACCCCTTCTCGACATCAGGGCCCGGACTTTTTCGGCGGAACCCGCCGGACGGGGCGGGGCGACCGTCGCGCCGACGACAACCGGGCGCTCAGGCGACTACGCGCAGGCGCGTCACACTCGGGTCGAGCGCACCACGTACGTGGCCGTTCGGAGCGGCCGCGGTCCGCTGCAGGAACCGGACGGCCGCGGCGGTGATGACCTCGCCCGGCAGGACGTTGGGGATGCCCGGCGGGTACGCGGCCAGCGTGTCCGCGGAGATCCGGCCGACGGCCTCCTGCGCCGTCACGACGCGGGCGGGGCTCAGGAACGCCTCTCGGGCGGTGAGTCTGGTGGCGCCGGGCTCCGGCAGCCGCGGCGTGCCGCCGTGGCCGGCCGGGCCGGTGAGCGGGGCGGGCAGGGAGTGCAGCGCCTCGACGAACCGGTCGGTGTCGGGGGCGGATCCCGCACCGATCACGGCCACGACCGCTGCGCCGGTCGCCACCTCGACCATGATCCGGTGGTCCCGGAAGAGCCGGCGCCGGGCCTCGTGGCCCGTGATGCCCCCGGCGCGGGTGTCGATCGCGATCCGCAGCGGATCTGCGCCGACGATGTCGCGGAAGGCGTGGAAACCGTCGCTCACCACGGTGAACCGGCCCAGCGCGCGGACGGCTCCCCGGACCGCGTCCGCGGCCGTGACGGAGCCGTCCGTCGCGGCGCCGCCGGTGACCAGACTCCGCCGGGCGAGATCCAGCGACGCCGTCAGCAGGGCACTCGCGCTCGTGGACTGCACGAGCCGGAACGCCCGGTCCACGAGGGGTTCGAGCAGGTCCGCGAAGGGCCCCTCCGCCAGATGGAGCATGGCCGACTGCGTCAGACTCCCCGCCAGCTTGTGCGTACTGGAGGTTGCCAGGTCCGCGCCCAGGGAGAGAGCACGCGCGGGGAGTGCGGGATGGAAGCCGAAGTGCGATCCCCACGCCTCGTCGACGATCAGCGGGACGCCCGCGGCATGGGCGGTGTCCGCGATGGCCCGTACGTCGGCGACCGCCCCGAAGTAGCTCGGCGAGACGATGTACACGGCGGCCGCGTCCGGTGTCCGCTCCAGCGCCGCCGCCACGTCCGCGGCAGTCACACCGTGGGCGATGCCCTGCTCGGGGTCGACGGACGGCTGGACGAAGACGGCGTCCATGCCGGACAGCACCAGCCCGTCGATCACGCTGGAGTGCACGCTGCGCTGCACCACGAGCGTGCGCCCGAGGGCGGGGACGACCATCGAGGCGATCTGGTTGCCCTGCGAAGCACCGTTCGTCAGGAACCAGGTACGTCGCGCGCCCCAGGCTTCGGCAGCCAGCCCCAGGGCCCGGTCCAGCGGCGTGTCCGGGCCCAGGTCGATGCCGTCGAGCAGCGGCGGGAAGTCCAGTTCCGTGATGGCCCGGCCGAGGAATCCGGCGAGGCCCGAGTCGGGGGCCGCGGCGTGCCCGGGAACGTTCAGCCGCAGCCAGTCCTGCCCGGCATGGCGCAGCAGGGCCTCGGCGTACGGGGCACCCAGCTGGCCGGCGGCGGCGCCGGGGTGGGAGGGCGGGGGTACTACGGGGACGGGTACGGGGGAGCAGGAGGCACGCCGACCGGTGGTTCTCGTGTTCACGCTGCGAGCGTGACAGTTCCCGGCCCATCGAAGAAGGATGGACTTTTCGTTACCCCTCCATAGGATGTCTATATGCTCGACGTCAGGCACCTCCAGGTGCTGCGCTCCATCGCGCAGGAGGGCTCGCTCGCCGCCGCAGGCCGCGCACTGCACTACAGCCAGCCCACGATCACCCACCACCTCTCCGCCCTCGAAGCCCATTTCGACGCCCGCCTCGTCCGGCGCGGCCCCCGCGGAGCCACCCTGACCGAGCTCGGCGAAGCCCTGCTGCCGCACGCCGAGGCCGTGCTCGAACGGCTGCGCCGGGCCGAGCTGGAAGTACGCGGCCTGGCCGAGCGCGGCATGCGCACACTGCACATCGGTACCTTCCCCACCGCAGGAGCCCTGCTGCTCGCCCCGGCAGTCAGGCGCCTCCACCGCCAGGGGGTGCACATCTCGCTCACCGAGGGCGAACTCCCCCTCCTGCTGCGCGGGCTGAGGGCGCGCGAGCTGGATGCGGCCCTCGTGTTCTCGCAGCCCGGCGACCGCCTCGACCTCGACGAGGACTTCGAGGTGCACCCGTTGCTGGCCGACCCGCTCTTCCTGGTCCTGCCGGAGGACCACCCGTGCGCAGCGCTGGAGCGGGTACCCCTCGGCGAGCTGCGAGACACCATGTGGGTCGGCGCGGCCGACCCCCACGACCCCTGCGACCGGGTGCTCGCCTGGGCGTGCGCCCAGGAGGGATTCGAGCCCCTGCACGCGATGCGTACCGACGACTACGCGGTGGTCCAGGGCCTCGTCGCGGCCGGGACGGGCGTCGCCCTGGTCCCGCGGCTCGCCCTGGGACACCCCCGGCCCGACCTGGTGGTGCGGCCCCTGGCCCACCCCGAGCCGGCCCGTGAGATCAGCGTCGCCCTGCTGCGTTCCACCTCGGCCGCGGCCGCCCGGGAACTGATCGAGGCCCTGCGGGAACAGGCCACTTTGATCACGGAGCGCTGGGCCGCGGCCTGACACCGTCCCCGTCGATGCCCTGACAGGCCCTGGAGCGGCCGGTCGGCGGCCAGGCCGTTCGCCACACTGTGGGCCGGACCGCCTCTTGTCGATCGCAAACCGCACAGCCGGTAAAGCGTCGACCCCTAAGGAGTGAATCGTGCCGGAACCCCGTGACCCTTGGCCGGAACCTTTCATACGTTGGCCGCTCTTCGCTCATCACCACCACTGGGGGGCCGGTGCGCAACCACCGACTCGTAATGACCGCTGCCTTCGTGGCGGCAGGTCTCGGCATCATCCCGGGCACCGCTCAGGCGGCTGATCCCGTACCCCTCGCGGCCGGCGTGGCCGACGCGATCGACAAGGCATCCACGTCCCAGGGTTTCCACAGCCCCGCGGGCCGCACGATCCGCACTACTTTGCCCGCCTCCACCGGTGCGAAAACCGGGGGGAGCACCTTGGCGAACGCCAGGACCGCCGCGCCGCAGACCGCCGCCGCTTCGACCGAGCAGGCCGCGCTCGACGCGAGCGCCAACCCCGCCCTCGCGGTGGACGTCAGCGGCACCAGCTACACCGCGCACGGCATCGAACTCACCACCCTGATCACGAGCGCCGACGTCGCACTGGACGTCGTCATCGACTGGGGCGACGGCAAGACCGACACGGCCACCGCCCAGGGCAACGCCGAACTGCACCACTCGCACACCTACGACAAGTCCGGCGAGTATCAGGTGAAAGTGACGGTGACCGACGGCGCCAACGCCGTCCAGGCCACCAACGGCGGGGCCTTCCTCACCCCCGGCTCCGACTTCACCCCGCACACCCCGACCCGGCTCCTGGACACCCGCGACGGCACAGGCGCGGCCGCGGGCAAGGTTCCCGGGCAGGGCACGGCCCGGGTGAAGATCGCCGGCAACGCCTCCATTCCGGCAGGCGTCACCGCGGTCGCCCTCAACGTCACGGTCACCGAGACCGTCGACAGCGGCTACGTGACCGCGTGGCCGGGAGCCGGTTACGACCGCCCGGACACCTCGAACCTCAACTACACGGCGGGCAGTTCCGTCCCGAACCTGGTGATCGTGCCGGTCGGCGACGACGGATACGTGGAGCTCTTCAACGGCGGCTGGAGCTCGGTGGACCTGATCGCCGACGTCACCGGCTATTTCACCCGGGCCTCGGACAGCGGCTACACCTCGATGACGCCGGCCCGCTTCGTGGACACCCGCGAGGGCATCGGCACGGCCAAGGGCATGCTCGCCGCCCGCAGTGCCTTCACGACCCGGATCGGCGGCCTGCAGGGCGTGCCCGAGAACATCACGGCCGTGGCACTGAACGTCACGGTGACCGAGCCCCAGGGGCCCGGCCACCTGACCGCCTTCTCCGGTACCGGCCAGGCCCCGACGGCGTCGAACGTGAACTTCGTGCCGGGCCAGACGGTGGCCAACGCCGTCATCGTGCCGGTGGCACCGGACGGGACGATCAAGGTCTTCAACGGTGCCTGGTCACCCACCCACGTGGTGGTCGACGTCGTCGGCTACTACAGCAAGGACAGCAAGGCCGCCTTCCTGCCCTTCACCCCGTTCCGGACACTCGACACCCGGCAGCAGGCCTACGGCTGGCCCGGGGGCCGGTTCCGGGCCCGGGAGTACATCTCCCAGGGGTTCACCCCCGAGTCCGCGACCGCGACGGGTGTCGAGGCCTACGTGCTGAACGCCACGGTCACCGAGACCGCGGGCACCGGGTTCCTCTCGGTGGCGCCGAGCCCCTACGCGCTGCCGGAACCGGGGGAGACTACCCCGTCGGCCGCGACTCGCCCCGGCTCCTCCACCCTCAACTGGACGGCAGGCGCGACCGTACCGAACCTGGTGCAGGCGAGCGACGGCGAACACGGCGTCATCGACTTCTGGAACCAGGGGCACGAGGACGCCGACCTGGTGATCGACGTCTTCGGCGTCTACCAGACCAAGTGACCCCTGGGGGCGGCACGCACGGGCGGACCGCCCCCTCTCGGCCCGTGCCGGTGCCGCGCGGGCACCGGCCACCCGCGCGGCACCGGCACGGGGGACGACGGCGCGCCTGCCGGACCTGCTAAGTTGACCGTTCTTTTCGTCGGCATGCCGAGCAGGGGGAGTAGGGACGGTGCGGCGCAAGCGGGTGCGATTCGTTGCGGCAGGGCTCGGGTTGGGCGTCCTGGTGGCGGGAGCCGCCGCCTGCGGGCCGTCGGATGCGCAGGCAGCCCGGGCCGGAGCGAGCGGGCAGGACACCGAACCGACAGTGTCCGCCCCGAGCCCGGGTGTGAAGGCCGCCGGTCAGGTCGGTGGTGACGGTTCGCCGTGCCGACTGCCGGTCTCCTTCGACCTGGCCCCGGGTTGGGAGCCGAAGGCCGTCACCCACGTCGGGGACGAGCAGTTCGCGTCACTGTTCGAGCAGGGCGGGACGACGCTCGCCTGCGAGATCAGTGCCAAAGCCAGCGGGAACATCGGATTCCTGCGGGTCTGGGTCGCCGATCAGCCCGTCACGGCCGGGGACGCCCGCGGAGTCCTCGAGGCGTTCATGACCGGGGAGCGGACGAGCGGAGGGTCCCCCGTCTACACCGATCTGAAGACGGGCGCGGGAGGCGGCGAACTGCCCACGGTGCAGGTCGCCTATGAGACGGCCGCCCTCGACGAGCCGAAGCAGGAGAGCGCGTTCGCTGTCGTCACCCCGGCGGGCGAGGGGGTCGTCGTCCACCTGGGCGGTCTGGACTCCACCGAGCACGAGCAGATGCTCCCGGCCTTCCGGCTGGCCCGGCAGTCCCTCAAGGCCGCCCCGCAGCCGACTCCCTGAGCCGACTGCCTGAGCCGGCGCTCCGACCTGTACGGCCGAGCGGGAGCGGCCGACCGGGGAGAGTTGCAGCGAACGTCGCATTCCGATGGTTCGGCACGCCGGAGGAACGTAGCGTCGTGATCAAGGAATTACTGGCTGGATCCACCGCCGACCAAGTGCCGGCGAACGCGGCCGCCACCGATGACATGCTGGCCACCCAGCCGGTCGGCTACTGGTGCGGCCTGACCCGGACGGCCGTCACCCGGTACCTGCGTGACGCCAAGAAGGGCACCACCTCGGCCGGGGTTCAGCGCCAGTACTCCGGAACAGCCGGGCCGGACCGAGAACGGGTGGATCGGCGCCTTCGTCGCCTACGCCGCGGTATCCCGCTTGTCCAGCCACGTGAGAATGGCCTGGTTCGTTTCTTCCGGCCTTTCCTGCTGGATCCAGTGGCCGCAGTCGAGGCTGACCACTTCTGCGTGGGGTACGAACTCTGTCAGGTTTTCGGATCTCGCGACAGGGTCGCGGTCGCCGTAGATCATGAGGGCGGGCTGGTGGATGATCGGGTCCACGGCCGCCAGGAGGCGCCAGTTTCGGTCGAGGTTCCGGTACCAGTTGATGCCGCCGGTGAACCCGGATGTCTCGAAGGCGGAGACGAGGACGGCCAGTTCGCCGTCGCTCATGATGGGCTCGCCGAGAGCCGTCCGCGCGTGGGCGAGATTGATCAGCGCCATACCCGGCTGAGGCTCCGGCGGCGGCTGGTTCTTCCGGTACAGGTTGCGGAGGAACTGGATGGTGTTGTCTTCGAATACGGCGTCGGCGACGCCCGGCCGCCGGTTGAAGTGGACGAAGTAGAAGTCGCCGCCGAGCATGGCTTCCATGGACTCGATCCACGGCTTTTCACCGCGCTCCTGGTAGGGCAGGCTCAGGTTGATCACCTTGTTGACACGGGTGGGGTGCAGCAGGGTCAGTCCCCAGACGACGAACGCGCCCCAGTCATGGCCGACGAAGGTGGCGTCGTCGTATCCATAGTGGTCGAGGAGCGCGACGAGGTCACCCGACAGGTGTTCGATGTCGTAGTCCGTCACTTCGGCCGGGCGGGAGGAGTTGCCGTAGCCCCGCTGGTTGGGTGCGATGACGTGGTAGCCCGCTGCGGCGAGGGCGGGCATCTGGTGGCGCCAGGTGAAGGCGTGGTCCGGCCAGCCGTGGCACAGCACGATGGGCCTTCCCGCGTTCTCCTGGCCCGCTTCGAAGACTTCGAGTTCCACCCCGTTGACCGGAACGAGGGTGGGCTTGGGGAAATCGGTTGAGGTCATGTCGCCATCGTGCCGCCCTAAACCGGTCACTTCATGACCGGTTTATGTGGGAGTTTTGTGGCGTGCGAACCGACCGGCTGGTGGCCATCCTCCTCATGCTGCAACGGCGCGAGCAGGTGACAGCGGCAGAGGTCGCCCGAGAGCTGGAGGTCTCCGAGCGCACCGCCCGCCGCGACCTCGACGCCCTGGCCATGGCCGGGGTGCCCGTCTACTCCACGCAAGGCCGGGGCGGCGGCTGGCGCCTGGTGGGCGGCGCCCGCACCGATCTGTCGGGATTGACCGCGAGCGAGGCCCGCGCCCTGTTCCTGGTCGCCGGACCGGCCTCGGCTGCGACGCCGGCCGTGAAAGCCGCACTGCGCAAACTCGTCCAGGCCCTGCCGGAACCCTTCCGCGCCCAGGCCGAGGCAGCAGCGTCATCCTTGGTCATGGACCCGCAACGATGGGGATCGAACCGGATTGAGCTCCGAGCGCCTCGGTTCCTCGACGGACTCCAGGACGCGGTGATCCGCGGCGTCCAGGTACAGCTCGGCTACGTCGACGGCAAAGGTGCCGAAACGAAGCGAACCGTCCACCCGCTGGGCATCGTCGCCAAGGGCCCGGCCTGGTACCTCGTCTGCCACACCGAGACGGGTCGGCGGACCTTCCGGATCGACCGCGTGTCGTCCGTTGACCCGACCGACGACCCTGTGCACCGGCCCGAGGACTTCGACCTCGCCGCAAGCTGGCGCGAGATCGCCGACGAGATCGAACGCAAACGAACGCCCTTCGAAGTCCAGGCCGTCTGCGCACCCCACGGCATCGGCATACTCCGGATCGGGTTCGGCGACAGGCTCGAAATAGGAGGCACTACGACCGACGGACGTATCGACGTCGTGATCCGCGGCTACGACGAGTACACCATCGCCGGCGAACTCGCCGGGCTGGTCGAATGGCTCGAAGTGATCGGCCCTCCGGCCGTGCGAGACCAACTGGTCTCGATCGGCAACGCGCTCGTCGAACGATACGGCTGACGCCGGCATGGGGCGCTCAGCCCACGTGCTGAGCATTCTCGACGAGCATGATGCGATTCCGCCGGACGCCCGGTCACGACGTCGGCGGGTCCGTCGGCCGGGCTCGCTGAGGGTGGATCGTCTCGTGCCGCGCCAGCATCGCCACGAACTCGGCGATCTTCCGGGTGCGCGTGTCGGCCCGCTTGACGGCATTGACCCGGGTGATGAGGGAGAAGCGGTTGGCCTTGGTGAGCACCTCGAACATCGCCTGCGCCGCTGGGTCGGCGGCGATCGCGGCTCGCAGGTCCGGCGGCACCTCCGCTTCCGACGGCGGCGCGTAGGCGGCCGTCCACCGCCCGTCGGCCTTCGCTGCGTCCACCGCGGCGCGGCCGGCGGGCAGCATCAGGCCGGCCGCCTCCAATCGGGCCACGTTGGCGACGTTGCGTTGGGACCAGACGCTGCGGGGCCGGCGCGGGGTGAACCGCCTCCAAGAGCTCTCCTCATCGCGCTTGCGGGCCTGCCCGTCGATCCAGCCGAAGCACAGTGCCTCGTCGACGGCCTGCTGCCAGGTCAGCGTGGTGACGGAGCCGCCCTTCCTGGTCAGGGCGAGCCACACGCCGGGAGAGGCCGTGTGGTTGGCCATCAGCCACGCGCGCAGCGCCGCGCTGTCGGCCACGATCAGCTCGTCACGTTCGGTTCCGGTCACCATCACAGGCTAGTGAGCCGGTCGTGAGTGGAGCGCACCGGGCCGCTGGACGCGAAGGAACAGCAGCAGCCGGAGCGGATCCATGCCGCCCGCGACCACCACCAGGCCGCGAAGTGGATGCGCCGGCCCGTGCGCCGAAACCCAACCGGCCCGGCCACGGCAGGCCCCTCGACCTGAAGTGCCAGCCGCCCGCCTCCCACTGTGACGTGGGCGAAACGGGCGGCCAGAGAGCACCTCGAACGCGACAAGGCCAGACCATGAAGAACAAGCTGAGGCGGCCGGATCTCCGACCGGTGACGTGCCCGCCACGCCGACCGGTGAGACCGGTCAGGAATGGAGAAGCCACGGCTGCCCCGCGGCGCCTAGCGTGAGGGACATGGCAACCACCACGCACACCCCGGCCCCCACGTCCCCCGCGTCCCTGGCGTCCGTCACCCTCGAAGTGGCCGACCTCGCGGCGGCCCGCCGCTTCTACGCGGCCTTCGGCGTCGAGCAGTACGTAGGCCTGCGGGCGTCCGCCGCGCCGTCCACCGGATTCCGCGGCTTCACCCTGGGGCTCACCGTGTCCGGCCCCGCCACCGTCGACGGCTTCGTCAACGCCGCAGTGGACGCGGGCGCCACGGTGCTGAAGCCCGCCACGAAGTCCCTCTGGGGCTACGGCGGCGTCGTCCAGGCCCCTGACGGGACGATCTGGAAGATCGCGACCTCGGCTAAGAAGGACACCGGCCCCGACACCCGCCGGATCGACGAGGTCGTCCTGCTGATCGGCGTCGAAGACGTCAAGGCCACCAGGCAGTTCTACGTCGGACACGGCCTGACCGTGGCCAAGAGCTTCGGCGGCAAGTACGCCGAGTTCGCCGCCGGCCGGTCCGGCCCGGTCAAGCTCGCGCTGTACAAGCGCCGCGCCCTGGCCAAGGACCTCGGGGTCCCGGCCGACGGCACGGGCTCCCACCGCGTCGTCCTCGGCGGTACCCCCGAAGCGTTCACCGACCCGGACGGTTTCGTCTGGGAGGCCCCGGACCCGTCCGCCCCCGCGCAGTCCTGACCGCCGGCCCCCCTGCCCGGTCAGGCCGCGCGCGGCACCACGCGCGCGTTGTCGACGTACAGGCACAGGGCGCCGTCCTCGGGGCACCGCAGACCGACCGAGATGCTCCGCAGTGTTCCCTCCGCGGTGAAGGCGAGCGCAACCGCGACCTGGAACACGTCGTGGCCGGCGGGGCACTGCGGCAGGTCCGCCGGTGCGTGGCCCGGGCCCGGCGAGGCGGTCGGCAGCGGTGCCGCCGTGGGTTCGAGCCGCCACGGGTAGGCGCTCGGATGCACGCCCCCGTCCGCGATGCCGAGCGGTATGCAGCAGCCCACGCAGAAGCATTCGCCCGCGGCGACCTCGAACTCGCGTTCCTCGCCACCGCACGGCACGCACCTGGCGAGCAGGGCCTCCACGCGCCCGCCCGGCTCCGTGCGGGCGGCACGGCGCACCAGGAGCAGTGCGTCCCCGGGCCCGGCGCAAGGCTCACCCGCCGTTCCGTACATCCATGCGGTTCCATGATCCATAACGTGGATCCTCGCACGCCGGTTCCGCGCGGTGATCATGCGGAGGGTCGAAAACCAGCGGTGGAGGGGTGGCCGGAACTGCTTGGATGCGGCCATGACCACTGACCTTCCCGCCGAGTACGAGATATCCGCCGACACCTCGCGGATCGATGCCGCCCTGGTCCACCGATGGCTGTCGCAGGACGCGTACTGGGCACGCGACCGGTCCCGGGAGAAGCAGGACCGGGCCATCGCGGGCTCCCTGAACTTCGGCGTCTACGAGCGGGCTTCCGGCCGGCAGGTCGGCTATGCCCGCGTGGTGACCGACAAGGCCGACTTCGCGTGGCTGTGCGACGTGTACATCTCGCCCCAGGCGCGCGGCAAGGGGCTGGGCACCGCACTGGTCGGGGCGGTGCGCGAACACCTCGCCCCGTACGGCCTGCGCCGCGTCCTGCTGGCCACGGCGGACGCGCACGAGGTCTACGCCAGGAGCGGCTTCACCCCGTTGGACGTTCCCGAGCAGTGGATGGTGCTGAGCCGTCCGTGAGCCGCCGGGGCAACGGTGATCCGCCGCCTCGGCGCCACCGTCCGCCGGGGAACATCCGTCCACGTGGTCCTCCACCGCGGTGCCTTCCCCCATGTGATCGACGTCCGACGCCGCCCGGCGGGTTCGCCGCGGGTGGACGGGTGAGAGATCATGGCGTGGTGCGGTGCGGTTCGGCTCGGGTGTGAAGGAAAGACGGTCTGTGCGGGAGGCGAAGTTCGTCACGGTCGCGGAGCTGGTCGCGGCGGCGGCGCTGGGAGAGAGCGGCGCGCTGTGGCGGCTGGAGGTGGCCGACCGGCAGCTGGACGCGAACCTGGTGCGCCACCTGCCCGGAACCGGCGGGTCGGCGTATGTCGAGGACGAAGTCGACGTGATGCTGGTCGTCGTCGCGGGCGACGGCACCCTCACCCTGGACGGCACCACGTCCCGGCTGGCTCCCGGATTCCTGGGACTGCTGCCGAGGGGGGCGTCCCGGGCGCTGCTGGCCGGCTCCGAGGGGTTGCTCGTGCTCACCGTCCACCGCAGACGGCGCGGCATGAGCATCGGACGATCCACCCCCGGGGTCGCGCCCGAACCGTGCGCGCTGCACCTGGTCTGCGAGCGGTGCCACCGGCACGCCATCGAGGCGGACGCCCGCTACTGCAGTGGTTGCGGTACGGCGCTGCCGGACCGCCGCGAGGCCCGCTAGTGCGATGTTCGTCCATCCGGGCCGGGGGAGCACCCGCACCCGCAGATCTGACCCGCCCGCCGCGAAGTCGCGACCGCCTTCTCCGGCTGCGGTGCGACGTCGAAGCGCTCCCCCGCACGTGACCTGACCGGACAGGACACGGCAGGGCAAGCCGTGCCGTCACACTGAGTGCCGCCGTCACGGGACTATGGTGACCCAGGGTCAGATGTTGTCGGGTTCCGTGCCGCGCGCACGGGACGCCCTTCCGGAAAGGCTTGCGCCCGTGTCTGCTGCACTCTCCGATGATCTGAAGCGCATCATCGATGATTCCCCCATGTTCGCGACGGTGGCGACCATCCAGCCCGACGGCAGCCCGCAACTGTCCGTGACCTGGCTCATGCGCGACGGCGACGACCTGCTCATCTCCACGACCGAGGGGCGCAGGAAGGAGCAGAACCTGCGCCGTGACCCGCGTATCACCGTGATGATCAACCCGCCCGACGCGCCCTACACCTACGCCGAGGTGCGCGGCACCGCCGAGCTGACCACGCAAGGCGGTCAGGAGCTGATCAACGAGCTCTCGCGCAAGTACACCGGCAAGGACTACCGGGACTTCAACCCCGCCTCCGTCGACGACGCCACGCGCGTCGTGGTCCGGGTCGTCCCCCGCAAGGTCGTCGGCTCCATCTAGCCGGCAGGCTCCGCGGACGCCCCGGGCCGGGGTGGCCCGGGACGGCACGCCCGCCTCGGCGACCCGGCGCCACGCCCTCAGGGCTTCCCTGGGCGAGCGCCGGCCGTTCACCACTAGTACGGCAGGTAGTAGCTGAGCACGTCGGCGGTGAGCGGCGGGAACAGCGCCTGGAACAGCTCCTCGTCCGCGGCGTAGACGTCGGGGCGGATCCGGCTCAGGCCTTCGATGCCGTGCGGTCCGAAG
This window encodes:
- a CDS encoding YdeI family protein, which translates into the protein MVTGTERDELIVADSAALRAWLMANHTASPGVWLALTRKGGSVTTLTWQQAVDEALCFGWIDGQARKRDEESSWRRFTPRRPRSVWSQRNVANVARLEAAGLMLPAGRAAVDAAKADGRWTAAYAPPSEAEVPPDLRAAIAADPAAQAMFEVLTKANRFSLITRVNAVKRADTRTRKIAEFVAMLARHETIHPQRARPTDPPTS
- a CDS encoding glyoxalase — its product is MATTTHTPAPTSPASLASVTLEVADLAAARRFYAAFGVEQYVGLRASAAPSTGFRGFTLGLTVSGPATVDGFVNAAVDAGATVLKPATKSLWGYGGVVQAPDGTIWKIATSAKKDTGPDTRRIDEVVLLIGVEDVKATRQFYVGHGLTVAKSFGGKYAEFAAGRSGPVKLALYKRRALAKDLGVPADGTGSHRVVLGGTPEAFTDPDGFVWEAPDPSAPAQS
- a CDS encoding GNAT family N-acetyltransferase; amino-acid sequence: MTTDLPAEYEISADTSRIDAALVHRWLSQDAYWARDRSREKQDRAIAGSLNFGVYERASGRQVGYARVVTDKADFAWLCDVYISPQARGKGLGTALVGAVREHLAPYGLRRVLLATADAHEVYARSGFTPLDVPEQWMVLSRP
- a CDS encoding zinc ribbon domain-containing protein, yielding MREAKFVTVAELVAAAALGESGALWRLEVADRQLDANLVRHLPGTGGSAYVEDEVDVMLVVVAGDGTLTLDGTTSRLAPGFLGLLPRGASRALLAGSEGLLVLTVHRRRRGMSIGRSTPGVAPEPCALHLVCERCHRHAIEADARYCSGCGTALPDRREAR
- a CDS encoding PPOX class F420-dependent oxidoreductase, which codes for MSAALSDDLKRIIDDSPMFATVATIQPDGSPQLSVTWLMRDGDDLLISTTEGRRKEQNLRRDPRITVMINPPDAPYTYAEVRGTAELTTQGGQELINELSRKYTGKDYRDFNPASVDDATRVVVRVVPRKVVGSI